From a single Micrococcales bacterium genomic region:
- a CDS encoding glycosyltransferase — MPEFSILMPAYNYGRFVGQAIDSVLAQTHADFELIVVESGSDDNTWDVVSAYDDPRLIAVRTERMPLPHTLAVALERANGTWVTNLNADDRFLPEALAAVSARLRSHPAIGVLGVHLRTIDADGDLLADQVTAEWVNTTRDLNDPEAWIWTNHLVGCAFIRRSSLLDVGGYGDLDTILDWDLWIRALAAGEHFDVLPEVLFEWRRHGANLTGSRPLATVEQYGQIARRTLLPFLRRSGRDDLVARTLAGFITNDVLAHADPQVRRMILDEVVYDCPREELDQAMHLVAEEVLRLREYYTETAVAMRQGQQQLAGLTSELDERTREVTALADRLHACEADRRQAQAQLEAIQSRAVYRAARKAAHVLRRRPG; from the coding sequence GTGCCTGAGTTCAGCATCCTGATGCCCGCCTACAACTACGGGCGGTTCGTGGGCCAGGCGATCGACAGCGTCCTGGCGCAGACCCACGCGGACTTCGAACTGATCGTCGTGGAGTCCGGCTCAGATGACAACACGTGGGATGTCGTCTCCGCCTACGACGATCCTCGGCTGATCGCAGTCCGCACCGAACGGATGCCACTGCCACACACACTGGCCGTCGCCCTGGAAAGGGCGAACGGGACCTGGGTGACGAACCTGAACGCCGACGACCGCTTCCTGCCCGAAGCGCTGGCTGCGGTGTCTGCCAGGCTGCGCAGCCACCCCGCGATCGGGGTCCTCGGGGTGCATCTGCGCACGATTGACGCCGACGGTGACCTGCTCGCAGACCAGGTCACCGCGGAATGGGTCAACACCACACGGGACCTGAACGACCCGGAGGCCTGGATCTGGACCAACCACCTGGTCGGTTGTGCGTTCATCCGGCGCAGTTCTCTGCTCGACGTCGGTGGGTACGGGGACCTCGACACGATCCTCGACTGGGATCTCTGGATCCGGGCACTGGCTGCCGGTGAGCACTTCGACGTGCTCCCTGAGGTCCTGTTCGAGTGGCGGCGCCACGGGGCGAACCTCACTGGCAGCCGGCCCCTGGCCACGGTTGAGCAGTACGGTCAGATCGCTCGTCGTACGCTGCTGCCCTTCCTGCGCAGGTCCGGGCGCGACGACCTCGTCGCACGTACCCTGGCCGGCTTCATCACCAATGACGTGCTCGCCCACGCCGACCCGCAGGTGCGCCGGATGATCCTGGACGAGGTGGTCTACGACTGTCCGCGCGAGGAGCTGGACCAGGCGATGCACCTGGTCGCCGAGGAGGTACTGCGGCTTCGGGAGTACTACACGGAAACGGCCGTGGCGATGAGGCAAGGACAGCAGCAACTCGCCGGACTCACGTCTGAACTCGACGAGCGCACCCGCGAGGTGACCGCTCTCGCAGACCGGCTACACGCCTGCGAAGCCGACCGCCGACAAGCGCAGGCACAGCTGGAGGCTATTCAGAGCCGCGCTGTGTACCGAGCGGCGCGCAAAGCCGCGCACGTCCTCCGGCGGCGGCCGGGCTGA
- a CDS encoding Gfo/Idh/MocA family oxidoreductase, whose translation MLRAGLVGLGSMGVNHARVLAQLPDVHFVGVVDPVAEQGLRSQGRPVLPDLDALLDLGVDYVVVATPTVTHLPIGLRMAHAGVHVLIEKPLTLDAAEAGELTQAFQSRGLVGAVGHIERYNPALQQARDRIEGGQLGEIHQVATRRQGPFPARIGDVGVILDLATHDIDLTAWVTRSEYTAVSARTAHRSGRRHEDLVAITGTLSGGIVTNHLVNWLSPMKERVTVITGERGALVADTLTADLTFFENGVVPLGWPMLESFRGVSEGNMTRYAFAKPEPLAMEHERFRDAVLGKSDDIIHFAAGTRTVRVAQAVLESATSGQTMQVTLP comes from the coding sequence ATGTTGCGTGCCGGACTCGTCGGACTCGGCTCGATGGGGGTCAACCACGCCCGGGTACTGGCGCAGTTGCCGGACGTCCATTTCGTGGGCGTCGTCGACCCCGTCGCGGAGCAGGGACTGCGCAGTCAGGGCAGACCGGTACTCCCCGATCTCGACGCGCTGCTCGACCTGGGTGTCGACTACGTCGTCGTGGCCACTCCCACCGTGACCCACCTCCCCATCGGACTGCGCATGGCTCACGCCGGTGTGCACGTGCTCATCGAGAAGCCCCTGACCCTCGACGCCGCTGAGGCCGGGGAACTGACGCAGGCCTTCCAGAGCCGGGGGCTGGTGGGGGCTGTGGGCCACATCGAGCGCTACAACCCCGCGCTGCAACAGGCCCGCGACCGTATCGAGGGCGGTCAACTCGGGGAGATCCACCAGGTCGCGACCCGGCGGCAGGGGCCTTTTCCGGCTCGCATCGGTGACGTCGGTGTCATCCTCGATCTGGCCACCCACGACATCGACCTGACCGCGTGGGTCACCCGCAGCGAGTACACCGCCGTCTCGGCGCGGACCGCGCACCGCAGCGGGCGCCGGCATGAGGACCTGGTCGCCATCACCGGGACGCTGTCCGGCGGGATCGTCACGAACCATCTGGTGAACTGGCTGTCCCCCATGAAGGAGCGGGTCACAGTCATCACCGGGGAGCGCGGTGCGCTGGTGGCCGACACGCTGACCGCCGATCTCACGTTCTTCGAGAACGGTGTGGTGCCACTCGGCTGGCCGATGCTTGAGAGCTTCCGCGGCGTCAGCGAGGGCAACATGACACGTTACGCCTTCGCGAAGCCCGAGCCGCTGGCTATGGAGCACGAGCGTTTCCGCGACGCCGTCCTGGGCAAGAGCGACGACATCATCCACTTCGCTGCCGGAACCCGCACGGTGCGGGTGGCACAGGCTGTGCTGGAGTCCGCGACCTCCGGACAGACCATGCAGGTGACGCTGCCGTGA
- a CDS encoding DegT/DnrJ/EryC1/StrS family aminotransferase: MIPAAKPILGEEERRAVDAVIASGGLAQGPQVAAFEEEFSALVDRSHCVAVNSGTSALHMALLALGIGSGDEVIVPSFTFAATANAVRLAGATPVFADIDLHTFCLDPAAAEAAVTERTRAIMPVHLYGHPADMDRIADLARRKDLLVLEDAAQAHAARWSDHPVGALGDAAAFSFYPTKNMTSGEGGMVTTSSADVARTVQLLRNQGMEKRYHNEIVGFNTRMSDIHAAIGRVQLRKLPKWTEQRQQNARFLTDNLTGVITPHVDDRAEHVFHQYTIRVAANERDAFVQRLAERGVGSGVYYPVPVHALPSFDQDVDLPQTRRAASEVISLPVHPALRQQDLETIVIAVNSVAEAGA, translated from the coding sequence ATGATCCCCGCAGCCAAGCCGATCCTCGGGGAGGAGGAACGCAGAGCCGTCGATGCCGTGATCGCGTCCGGCGGACTGGCTCAAGGACCCCAGGTGGCGGCCTTCGAAGAGGAGTTCAGCGCACTTGTGGACCGGTCCCACTGCGTTGCGGTGAACTCCGGCACGTCCGCGTTGCACATGGCCCTGCTGGCCCTGGGCATCGGCTCCGGCGACGAGGTCATCGTTCCCAGCTTCACGTTCGCCGCCACGGCCAACGCCGTGCGCCTGGCCGGTGCCACGCCGGTGTTCGCGGACATCGATCTGCACACCTTCTGCCTGGATCCCGCCGCCGCTGAAGCCGCCGTGACCGAGCGCACGCGGGCGATCATGCCCGTCCACCTGTACGGACACCCCGCAGACATGGACCGGATCGCGGACCTGGCGCGACGCAAGGATCTCCTCGTGCTGGAGGACGCAGCGCAGGCACATGCCGCGCGGTGGAGCGATCATCCGGTCGGGGCGCTGGGCGACGCGGCAGCCTTCAGCTTCTACCCCACGAAGAACATGACCTCCGGCGAGGGCGGCATGGTGACCACGAGTTCCGCCGACGTCGCGCGCACCGTGCAACTGCTGCGCAACCAGGGCATGGAGAAGCGCTACCACAACGAGATCGTCGGCTTCAACACCCGTATGTCGGACATCCACGCGGCCATCGGTCGCGTGCAACTGCGGAAGCTGCCGAAGTGGACCGAGCAGCGACAGCAGAACGCGCGGTTCCTCACCGACAACCTCACCGGCGTCATCACCCCCCACGTCGACGACCGCGCGGAGCACGTCTTCCACCAGTACACGATCCGGGTCGCAGCCAACGAACGGGACGCGTTCGTGCAACGTCTGGCCGAACGCGGCGTGGGCAGCGGTGTCTACTACCCGGTGCCGGTGCACGCCCTGCCGTCGTTCGATCAGGACGTGGATCTGCCCCAGACCCGGCGTGCCGCCTCCGAGGTGATCTCCCTGCCTGTGCACCCCGCCCTGCGGCAGCAGGATCTGGAGACCATCGTCATCGCGGTGAACAGCGTCGCCGAGGCAGGTGCCTGA
- a CDS encoding N-acetyltransferase, translating into MEIASDVDPRARIGEGTRVWHHAQVREGAVLGAHCVIGRGAYIGPGVRMGENCKVQNYALVYDPARLGDGVFIGPAVVLTNDRYPRAVAPDGTLRGADDWEPVGVSIGDGASIGARSVCVAPVTVGDWALVAAGSTVIHDVPAFALVAGSPAKRIGWVGRAGVPLQPLEGDRWRCPATGAMYRQSGETLEEDP; encoded by the coding sequence ATGGAGATCGCGAGCGACGTCGATCCGCGCGCGCGGATCGGTGAGGGCACCCGGGTCTGGCACCACGCACAGGTCCGCGAGGGTGCCGTGCTGGGCGCGCACTGCGTCATCGGCCGCGGCGCCTACATCGGCCCCGGCGTGCGGATGGGCGAGAACTGCAAGGTCCAGAACTACGCGCTGGTGTACGACCCGGCCCGACTCGGCGACGGAGTGTTCATCGGACCGGCCGTGGTGCTCACCAACGACCGCTACCCCCGGGCCGTAGCCCCGGACGGCACCCTGCGCGGCGCCGACGACTGGGAACCCGTCGGCGTGAGCATCGGGGACGGCGCATCCATCGGCGCCCGGAGCGTGTGCGTGGCGCCGGTGACAGTCGGAGACTGGGCGCTGGTCGCCGCCGGCTCCACGGTCATCCACGACGTACCGGCCTTCGCGCTGGTGGCCGGCTCGCCCGCGAAGCGGATCGGCTGGGTGGGCCGCGCCGGTGTCCCGCTGCAACCTCTGGAGGGGGACCGCTGGCGATGTCCGGCCACCGGGGCCATGTACCGCCAGAGCGGCGAGACCCTCGAGGAGGACCCATGA